The following are encoded in a window of Mycobacterium sp. ELW1 genomic DNA:
- a CDS encoding N-acetylmuramoyl-L-alanine amidase, translated as MSSLRHGAGGDASSHRSGRDDVLRRGDRSNAVVEIREALSALGLVDSPDADLTTGKRVAVDVFDADLDHAVRAFQQRRGLLVDGIVGEATYRALKEASYRLGARTLLHQFGAPMYGDDVATLQAKLQELGFYTALVDGYFGLQTHNGLMSYQREYGLSADGICGPETLRSLDFLGSRVTGGSLHAIREEEQVRRSGPRLSGKRIIIDPGRGGSDHGLITQGPDGPISEADILWDLASRLEGRMTAIGMETFLSRPFNHSPVDAERAATANTVGADLMISLRCETQPSPSANGVASFYFGSSHGSVSTIGRNLADFIQREVVARTGLRDCRTHGRTWDLLRLTRMPTVQVDVGYITNPRDRSMLVTSHARDAIAEGILAAVKRLYLLGKNDRPTGTFTFAELLAHELSVEQARPAF; from the coding sequence ATGTCGAGTCTTCGCCACGGTGCTGGGGGCGATGCCTCCTCGCACCGGAGCGGTCGTGATGACGTGTTGCGCCGCGGTGACCGCAGCAACGCCGTCGTCGAGATCCGCGAAGCGCTCTCCGCGCTCGGCTTGGTCGACAGTCCCGACGCGGACCTCACCACCGGCAAGCGGGTGGCGGTCGACGTGTTCGACGCCGACCTCGACCACGCGGTGCGGGCGTTTCAGCAGCGCCGCGGTCTCCTGGTCGACGGGATCGTCGGCGAGGCCACCTACCGCGCACTGAAGGAAGCCTCCTACCGGCTCGGGGCCCGCACCCTGCTGCACCAGTTCGGCGCCCCGATGTACGGCGACGACGTCGCGACGCTGCAGGCCAAACTGCAGGAGCTCGGCTTCTACACCGCCTTGGTGGACGGCTACTTCGGCTTGCAGACCCACAACGGGCTGATGTCCTATCAGCGCGAGTACGGCTTGTCGGCCGACGGCATCTGCGGCCCGGAAACGTTGCGCTCCTTGGACTTTCTGGGGTCGCGCGTCACGGGCGGCTCGCTGCACGCCATCCGCGAGGAGGAGCAGGTCCGCCGCTCGGGGCCCCGGCTGTCCGGCAAGCGGATCATCATCGATCCGGGCCGCGGCGGTTCCGACCACGGCCTGATCACCCAGGGACCGGACGGGCCGATCAGCGAAGCAGACATCCTGTGGGACTTGGCAAGTCGGCTCGAAGGCCGGATGACCGCGATCGGCATGGAGACCTTCCTGTCCCGGCCGTTCAACCACAGCCCGGTGGACGCCGAACGGGCCGCCACCGCGAACACCGTCGGCGCCGATCTGATGATCAGCCTGCGCTGTGAGACCCAGCCCAGCCCGTCGGCCAACGGCGTGGCGTCGTTCTACTTCGGCAGCTCGCACGGCTCGGTGTCGACGATCGGTCGCAACCTGGCCGACTTCATTCAACGAGAAGTTGTGGCGCGCACCGGATTACGTGACTGCCGGACCCACGGCCGGACCTGGGATCTGCTGCGTCTCACCCGGATGCCTACGGTCCAGGTCGACGTCGGCTACATCACCAACCCGCGGGATCGGTCGATGCTGGTGACCAGCCACGCGCGCGATGCGATCGCCGAGGGCATCCTGGCCGCCGTCAAACGGCTTTACCTGTTGGGCAAGAACGACCGTCCCACCGGTACTTTCACGTTCGCCGAGCTGCTCGCCCATGAGCTGTCGGTCGAACAGGCCCGGCCCGCTTTCTA